Proteins from one Sphaeramia orbicularis chromosome 17, fSphaOr1.1, whole genome shotgun sequence genomic window:
- the ipp gene encoding actin-binding protein IPP, translating to MSLSSASTAVGYGGGDAAAAMATPASDQALLASDRYARLILAQMNKMRLRTDFCDVGLRVGGRVFRVHRLVLAASSPYFSALFSGGMSEAEKEEVQILGVETEVFEVLLDFIYTGVISVTVENVQELMVAADMLQLNEVVSICGEFLKGHMDPSNCVGIFQFLEQIACMDMLEFTENYIHVHFLEVCVTDEFRGLLKDQLVRLLRSEELRIEDEYQVFTAAMDWVLQDVAKRKKHIVEVLEPVRFPLLSPQRLFKYIEGISDFSLRVALQTLLKEYTEVTKSPKENKIYSQLQPAKMRPRRKARKYLYAIGGYTRLQGGRWSDSRALSCVERFDTFNQYWTTVSSLHQARSGLGVAVLEGMIYVVGGEKDSMIFDCTERYDPVTKQWAAVASLNFPRCGVGVCPCHGALYALGGWIGSEIGKTMERYDPEENKWEVIGSMAVPRYYFGCCELQGFIYVIGGISDEGMELRSAEVYDPISRRWSALPVMVTRRAYVGVACLNNCIYAVGGWNEALGALETVEKYCPEEEKWVEVASMSTARAGVSVSAVNGLLYAVGGRAGSRDFSAPVTVDSVEIYDPHLDTWTEVGNMITSRCDGGLAVL from the exons ATGTCCTTAAGCTCTGCGTCGACGGCCGTGGGTTATGGTGGTGGTGATGCAGCGGCTGCCATGGCAACCCCAGCGTCCGATCAGGCTCTCCTGGCTTCGGACCGCTACGCTAGACTCATCCTGGCTCAGATGAACAAGATGCGGCTGCGGACGGACTTCTGCGACGTGGGTCTGAGGGTCGGAGGCCGGGTCTTCAGGGTCCACCGGCTGGTCCTAGCTGCCAGCAGCCCGTATTTCTCTGCCCTGTTCTCCGGGGGGATGAGCGAGGCAGAGAAAGAGGAAGTGCAGATCCTGGGAGTAGAGACTGAGGTCTTTGAGGTTCTGCTGGACTTCATTTACACAG GAGTGATCAGTGTGACTGTGGAAAATGTCCAGGAGCTGATGGTGGCAGCAGACATGCTACAGCTGAATGAAGTTGTTTCTATCTGTGGAGAGTTTCTTAAAGGTCACATGGACCCGTCCAACTGTGTGGGGATTTTTCAGTTCCTGGAACAGATCGCCTGCATGGACATGTTGGAATTCACTGAGAACTATATCCATGTTCACTTCCTGGAG gtgtgtgttactgATGAGTTTAGGGGCCTGTTGAAAGATCAGCTGGTGAGGCTGCTGAGGAGTGAAGAGCTGAGAATAGAGGACGAGTACCAGGTTTTCACTGCAGCGATGGACTGGGTTCTTCAAGATGTGGCTAAGAGGAAAAAACACATTGTCGAGGTGTTAGAACCGGTTCGCTTCCCTTTACTGTCCCCGCAAAGACTTTTCAAATACATAGAAG gcattagtgacttcagccTGCGGGTGGCGCTGCAGACTCTGCTGAAGGAATACACTGAAGTCACAAAGTCTCCCAAAGAAAATAAGATCTACAGTCAGCTACAACCGGCCAAGATGAGACCCAGAAGAAAAGCAAGGAAATACCTCTACGCTATAG GAGGCTACACTCGGCTGCAGGGCGGTCGATGGAGTGACAGTCGGGCCTTGAGTTGTGTGGAACGCTTTGACACCTTTAACCAGTACTGGACGACCGTGTCCTCCCTCCACCAGGCCCGCAGTGGGTTGGGGGTTGCTGTACTGGAGGGAATGATCTACGTAGTGGGAG GGGAGAAAGACTCGATGATTTTCGACTGCACAGAGAGATACGACCCCGTGACGAAGCAGTGGGCCGCTGTGGCATCGTTGAACTTCCCTCGCTGTGGAGTCGGGGTTTGTCCCTGTCATGGAGCTCTGTATGCACTTG GTGGCTGGATTGGCTCTGAGATCGGGAAAACTATGGAGCGTTACGACCCAGAGGAGAACAAGTGGGAGGTCATCGGAAGCATGGCGGTTCCTCGCTACTACTTCGGCTGCTGTGAACTACAAG GTTTCATTTATGTGATCGGGGGGATCAGTGATGAGGGGATGGAGCTGCGTTCAGCTGAGGTGTACGACCCCATCTCCCGCAGATGGAGCGCCTTACCCGTCATGGTCACACGTCGAGCTTATGTGGGCGTCGCCTGCCTCAATAACTGCATTTATGCGGTGGGAGGATGGAATGAGGCATTGGGAGCACTGGAGACAGTGGAGAAGTACTGTCCTGAAGAG GAGAAATGGGTGGAAGTCGCCTCAATGTCGACAGCTCGTGCAGGAGTGTCGGTGTCGGCGGTGAACGGGCTGCTTTACGCCGTCGGAGGCAGAGCTGGCAGCAGAGACTTCTCAGCACCAGTgactgtggactctgtggagatCTACGACCCTCACCTGGACACCTGGACTGAAGTGGGCAACATGATCACAAGTCGCTGTGACGGCGGACTCGCTGTACTCTGA